The Martelella sp. AD-3 genome includes a region encoding these proteins:
- a CDS encoding ABC-F family ATP-binding cassette domain-containing protein — MHATITLSGLSFTTADGHSLFNDIDAVFGPGIAGLVGRNGAGKTTLLKIMAGRVTPTSGTVCLAGSLAMLDQTVRASEGATLADCFGIGGMLRMVEAAAAGRATAEQLATVDWLAEERAEAALSRFALDYPLTTPLSCLSGGELTRARLAALTYDDPDFILLDEPTNNLDSAGREQLLAFLSGWRCGALVVSHDRALLEAMPEIVELTGRGITRYGGNYGFYEEVKAAEIENRERRLGEATREVRQVSAAARRRAERKARTDAKGLKARKRKDMPKMLLDGMKAQAEATAARQNALHDRQAEKAAEALDEAKARLEVVSPFAITLPPSGLAAGRRVLKADRLAGGYDAQAPLFRDLSFEMTGPERVAIEGRNGAGKSTLVKTLSGGLRPLGGTAEICVPFALFDQAVSLLDRGASVRDNFRRLNPHDGENACRAALARFRFRAGEALKRVADLSGGELLRAGLAVAIGGSRPAQLLILDEPTNHLDLESLATLEAGLNAYDGALLVISHDRVFLERIGVATRIVLSGDGAARRQNIASDVP; from the coding sequence ATGCACGCCACCATCACGCTTTCCGGCCTGTCCTTCACCACTGCTGACGGCCATTCTCTTTTCAACGATATCGATGCCGTTTTCGGTCCGGGCATTGCCGGTCTTGTCGGACGTAACGGCGCGGGCAAGACGACGCTGCTGAAAATCATGGCGGGTCGGGTGACGCCCACTTCCGGAACTGTTTGTCTTGCCGGCAGTCTCGCCATGCTCGATCAGACGGTCCGCGCCTCGGAGGGCGCGACGCTTGCCGATTGTTTCGGGATCGGCGGGATGCTGCGCATGGTTGAGGCGGCGGCGGCGGGAAGGGCAACCGCCGAGCAGCTCGCGACGGTCGACTGGTTGGCGGAGGAGAGGGCTGAGGCGGCGCTCTCCCGGTTCGCGCTCGATTATCCGCTGACGACCCCGCTTTCCTGTCTTTCCGGCGGCGAGCTGACGCGGGCGCGACTGGCCGCGCTCACCTATGACGATCCGGACTTCATCCTGCTTGACGAGCCGACCAACAATCTCGACTCCGCCGGCCGCGAGCAGTTGCTGGCGTTTCTTTCGGGCTGGCGCTGCGGCGCGCTCGTCGTCAGCCATGACCGGGCCTTGCTGGAGGCCATGCCGGAGATCGTGGAACTGACCGGCCGCGGCATCACGCGGTATGGCGGCAACTACGGCTTTTATGAAGAGGTGAAAGCGGCCGAGATCGAGAACCGCGAAAGGCGACTGGGCGAGGCGACCCGTGAGGTGCGGCAGGTTTCCGCCGCCGCGCGCCGGCGGGCGGAGCGCAAGGCGCGCACGGACGCGAAGGGGCTTAAGGCGCGCAAGCGCAAGGACATGCCGAAAATGCTGCTCGACGGCATGAAGGCGCAGGCCGAGGCGACGGCGGCCCGGCAAAACGCGCTCCACGACCGGCAGGCCGAAAAGGCGGCGGAGGCGCTCGACGAGGCGAAGGCGCGCCTCGAGGTGGTTTCGCCGTTCGCGATCACCCTTCCGCCCTCGGGGCTTGCCGCCGGGCGGCGGGTGCTGAAGGCGGATCGCCTTGCCGGAGGCTATGACGCCCAAGCGCCGCTCTTCCGAGACCTCTCCTTCGAGATGACCGGGCCCGAGCGCGTGGCGATCGAAGGGCGGAACGGCGCCGGGAAATCGACTCTGGTAAAGACGCTTTCGGGCGGGCTACGACCGCTAGGCGGAACGGCGGAGATCTGCGTGCCCTTTGCGCTCTTCGACCAGGCGGTGTCCCTGCTCGATCGCGGGGCGAGCGTGCGCGACAATTTCAGGCGCCTCAACCCGCATGACGGCGAGAATGCCTGCCGGGCGGCGCTTGCGCGGTTCCGGTTCCGCGCTGGCGAGGCGCTGAAACGGGTTGCCGATCTGAGCGGCGGCGAATTGCTGAGGGCGGGGCTCGCCGTCGCGATTGGCGGAAGCCGGCCGGCGCAACTCCTGATCCTCGACGAGCCGACCAACCATCTCGACCTTGAAAGCCTGGCGACGCTGGAGGCGGGCCTCAACGCCTATGACGGCGCGCTCCTCGTCATCAGCCACGACCGCGTGTTTCTGGAGAGAATCGGCGTTGCGACGCGGATCGTACTTTCCGGCGACGGCGCGGCCCGGCGACAGAATATTGCGTCGGACGTGCCTTGA
- the rpsL gene encoding 30S ribosomal protein S12 produces MPTVNQLIRKPRQPQVKRNKVPALEQNPQKRGVCTRVYTTTPKKPNSALRKVAKIRLTNGFEVIGYIPGEGHNLQEHSVVMIRGGRVKDLPGVRYHIIRGVLDTQGVKNRKQRRSKYGAKRPK; encoded by the coding sequence ATGCCTACCGTAAACCAACTGATCCGCAAGCCGCGTCAGCCCCAGGTCAAGCGGAACAAGGTTCCGGCGCTGGAACAGAACCCGCAGAAGCGCGGCGTCTGCACCCGCGTCTACACCACGACGCCGAAGAAGCCGAACTCGGCTCTTCGTAAGGTTGCCAAGATCCGCCTGACCAATGGCTTCGAAGTCATCGGCTACATTCCGGGCGAAGGCCACAATCTGCAGGAACACTCCGTCGTCATGATCCGCGGCGGCCGCGTGAAGGACTTGCCGGGTGTGCGTTACCACATCATCCGCGGCGTTCTCGATACGCAGGGCGTCAAGAACCGTAAGCAGCGCCGTTCGAAATACGGTGCGAAGCGTCCGAAGTAA
- the rpsG gene encoding 30S ribosomal protein S7, translated as MSRRHSAEKREINPDPKFGDLVISKFMNAIMLHGKKSVAETIVYGALDAVEAKMKQDPIEVFHQALENVAPHVEVRSRRVGGATYQVPVDVRPERRQALAIRWLIAAARKRNETTMIERLSGELMDAANNRGSAVKKREDTHKMADANRAFSHYRW; from the coding sequence ATGTCACGACGCCACAGTGCAGAAAAGCGTGAGATCAACCCGGATCCCAAATTTGGCGATCTGGTGATCAGCAAGTTCATGAATGCCATCATGCTGCATGGCAAGAAGTCGGTTGCCGAGACGATCGTCTACGGCGCGCTCGACGCCGTTGAAGCTAAGATGAAGCAGGACCCGATCGAGGTCTTTCATCAGGCGCTCGAAAACGTCGCGCCGCACGTTGAAGTCCGCTCGCGCCGCGTTGGCGGTGCGACCTACCAGGTTCCGGTCGACGTCCGTCCCGAGCGCCGTCAGGCTCTCGCCATCCGCTGGCTGATCGCAGCCGCGCGCAAGCGCAACGAGACCACCATGATCGAGCGCCTGTCCGGCGAGCTCATGGATGCTGCGAACAACCGGGGTTCTGCCGTCAAGAAGCGTGAAGACACGCACAAGATGGCCGACGCCAACCGCGCATTCTCCCATTACCGCTGGTAA
- the fusA gene encoding elongation factor G has product MAREYKIEDYRNFGIMAHIDAGKTTTTERILFYTGKSHKIGEVHDGAATMDWMEQEQERGITITSAATTTFWQGRDGKKRRFNIIDTPGHVDFTIEVERSLRVLDGAVALLDANAGVEPQTETVWRQADKYNVPRMIFCNKMDKIGADFYRSVEMVKSRLGATPVVIQLPIGAENDFAGVIDLIEMKALVWDGEHLGAQWDITDIPADMKDKAEEWREAMIEAVVEIDEAAMEAYLEGEMPDNDTIRKLLRKGTIGVQFFPMLCGSAFKNKGVQPLLDAVVDFLPSPIDIESIKGIDVKTEADIERHADDNEPLSMLAFKIMNDPFVGSLTFCRVYSGKLEKGSGVLNTVKEKRERVGRMLQMHSNSRSDIEEAYAGDIVALAGLKETTTGDTLCDPLHPVILERMEFPEPVIRIAIEPKTKADQEKMGIALNRLAAEDPSFRVFSDEESGQTIIAGMGELHLDILVDRMKREFKVEANVGAPQVAYRETITQAHEEDYTHKKQSGGSGQFARVKIIFEPNPDGEDFVFESKIVGGSVPKEYIPGVQKGIESVLSSGPLAGFPMLGIKATLVDGAYHDVDSSVLAFEIAARACFREAARKAGAQLLEPIMSVEVVTPEDYVGDVIGDLNSRRGQIQGQEPRGNATVIEAEVPLANMFKYVDTLRSMSQGRAQYTMTFDHNAPVPSNVAQEIQAKYSGSK; this is encoded by the coding sequence ATGGCTCGCGAATATAAAATCGAAGATTACCGTAATTTCGGTATCATGGCGCACATCGACGCTGGCAAGACCACGACGACCGAGCGCATCCTCTTCTACACCGGCAAGTCCCACAAGATCGGTGAAGTTCACGACGGCGCGGCCACGATGGACTGGATGGAGCAGGAGCAGGAGCGTGGCATCACGATCACCTCCGCTGCCACCACCACCTTCTGGCAGGGCCGCGACGGCAAGAAGCGCCGCTTCAACATCATCGACACCCCCGGACACGTCGACTTCACCATTGAAGTCGAGCGTTCGCTGCGCGTGCTCGACGGTGCGGTCGCCCTTCTCGACGCCAATGCCGGCGTCGAGCCGCAGACGGAAACCGTCTGGCGCCAGGCCGACAAGTACAACGTTCCGCGCATGATCTTCTGCAACAAGATGGACAAGATCGGCGCCGACTTCTATCGCTCGGTCGAGATGGTCAAGTCCCGTCTCGGCGCGACCCCGGTTGTCATTCAGCTCCCGATCGGCGCCGAAAACGACTTTGCCGGCGTGATCGACCTGATCGAGATGAAGGCGCTTGTCTGGGACGGCGAACACCTCGGCGCGCAGTGGGATATCACGGATATTCCGGCTGACATGAAGGACAAGGCCGAAGAATGGCGCGAAGCGATGATCGAGGCGGTCGTCGAGATCGACGAAGCCGCCATGGAAGCCTATCTCGAAGGCGAAATGCCGGACAATGACACGATCCGCAAGCTCCTCCGCAAGGGCACGATCGGCGTTCAGTTCTTCCCGATGCTGTGCGGCTCGGCTTTCAAGAACAAGGGCGTCCAGCCGCTTCTCGACGCCGTCGTCGACTTCCTGCCGTCGCCGATCGACATCGAGTCGATCAAGGGTATCGACGTCAAGACCGAAGCCGATATCGAGCGCCACGCTGATGACAACGAACCGCTTTCGATGCTGGCGTTCAAGATCATGAACGACCCCTTCGTCGGTTCGCTGACCTTCTGCCGCGTCTATTCGGGCAAGCTCGAAAAGGGTTCGGGCGTTCTGAACACGGTCAAGGAAAAGCGCGAGCGCGTCGGCCGCATGCTGCAGATGCATTCGAACTCGCGTTCGGACATCGAGGAAGCCTATGCCGGTGACATCGTAGCGCTTGCCGGGCTGAAGGAAACCACCACCGGTGACACGCTCTGCGACCCGCTGCACCCGGTCATCCTGGAACGGATGGAATTCCCCGAGCCGGTTATCCGGATCGCGATCGAGCCGAAGACCAAGGCCGACCAGGAGAAGATGGGCATCGCGCTCAACCGTCTCGCTGCCGAAGACCCGTCCTTCCGCGTTTTCTCCGACGAGGAGAGCGGTCAGACGATCATCGCCGGCATGGGCGAGCTTCACCTCGACATTCTCGTCGACCGCATGAAGCGCGAGTTCAAGGTCGAGGCCAATGTCGGCGCGCCGCAGGTTGCCTACCGCGAAACCATCACGCAGGCCCACGAAGAAGACTACACCCACAAGAAGCAGTCGGGTGGTTCGGGTCAGTTCGCCCGCGTCAAGATCATCTTCGAACCCAATCCCGATGGCGAGGATTTCGTTTTCGAATCCAAGATCGTCGGCGGCTCGGTTCCGAAGGAATACATCCCCGGTGTCCAGAAGGGTATCGAAAGCGTTCTGTCGTCGGGTCCGCTCGCCGGCTTCCCGATGCTCGGCATCAAGGCCACCCTCGTTGACGGCGCCTATCACGATGTCGACTCCTCGGTTCTCGCCTTCGAAATCGCTGCCCGCGCATGTTTCCGTGAAGCTGCCCGCAAGGCCGGCGCCCAGCTCCTCGAGCCGATCATGAGCGTCGAGGTGGTGACCCCGGAAGATTACGTTGGCGACGTCATCGGCGACCTGAACTCCCGTCGCGGCCAGATCCAGGGCCAGGAGCCGCGCGGCAACGCGACGGTGATCGAGGCGGAAGTGCCGCTCGCGAACATGTTCAAGTATGTCGATACGCTGCGTTCCATGTCTCAGGGCCGCGCGCAGTATACGATGACCTTCGATCACAACGCGCCGGTCCCGTCGAACGTCGCGCAGGAAATTCAGGCGAAGTATTCCGGTTCGAAGTAA
- the tuf gene encoding elongation factor Tu, which yields MAKAKFERSKPHVNIGTIGHVDHGKTTLTAAITKFFGDFRAYDQIDAAPEEKARGITISTAHVEYETEKRHYAHVDCPGHADYVKNMITGAAQMDGAILVCSAADGPMPQTREHILLARQVGVPGIVVFLNKVDQVDDEELLELVEMEVRELLDSYEFPGDEIPIIKGSALAALEDSNKEIGEDAIRALMAAVDDYIPTPERPVDQPFLMPIEDVFSISGRGTVVTGRVERGIVKVGEEVEIVGIKPTQKTTVTGVEMFRKLLDQGQAGDNIGALIRGINRDQVERGQILCKPGSVTPHTKFKAEAYILTKDEGGRHTPFFTNYRPQFYFRTTDVTGVVTLPEGTEMVMPGDNVTVDVELIVPIAMEEKLRFAIREGGRTVGAGIVASIVE from the coding sequence ATGGCAAAGGCAAAGTTTGAGCGGAGCAAACCGCACGTCAACATCGGCACGATCGGTCACGTTGACCACGGCAAGACGACACTGACGGCTGCGATCACGAAGTTCTTCGGTGACTTCCGTGCGTATGACCAGATCGACGCGGCGCCGGAAGAAAAGGCACGCGGCATCACGATTTCGACGGCGCACGTCGAATACGAGACCGAGAAGCGCCACTACGCCCACGTCGACTGCCCCGGCCACGCCGACTATGTGAAGAACATGATCACCGGCGCGGCGCAGATGGACGGCGCGATCCTGGTGTGCTCGGCCGCCGACGGCCCGATGCCGCAGACCCGCGAGCACATCCTGCTTGCCCGTCAGGTTGGCGTTCCGGGGATCGTGGTTTTCCTCAACAAGGTTGACCAGGTTGACGACGAGGAGCTTCTCGAGCTCGTCGAGATGGAAGTGCGTGAGCTGCTGGACTCCTACGAGTTCCCCGGCGACGAAATCCCGATCATCAAGGGCTCGGCTCTTGCCGCTCTGGAAGACAGCAACAAGGAAATCGGCGAAGACGCGATCCGCGCGCTGATGGCCGCTGTCGACGACTACATCCCGACGCCCGAGCGTCCGGTTGACCAGCCCTTCCTGATGCCGATCGAGGACGTGTTCTCGATTTCCGGCCGCGGCACGGTCGTGACCGGTCGCGTCGAGCGCGGCATTGTCAAGGTTGGCGAGGAAGTCGAGATCGTCGGCATCAAGCCGACGCAGAAGACGACGGTGACCGGCGTTGAAATGTTCCGCAAGCTGCTCGACCAGGGCCAGGCCGGCGACAACATCGGCGCTCTGATCCGCGGCATCAACCGCGACCAGGTCGAGCGTGGCCAGATTCTCTGCAAGCCGGGTTCGGTGACGCCGCACACGAAGTTCAAGGCAGAAGCCTACATCCTGACGAAGGATGAGGGCGGCCGCCACACGCCGTTCTTCACCAACTACCGTCCGCAGTTCTACTTCCGCACGACGGACGTGACGGGCGTCGTCACGCTTCCGGAAGGCACGGAAATGGTGATGCCGGGCGACAACGTCACGGTTGACGTCGAACTGATCGTGCCGATCGCGATGGAAGAAAAGCTGCGCTTCGCCATCCGCGAAGGCGGCCGCACCGTCGGCGCCGGCATCGTGGCATCGATCGTCGAGTAA
- the rpsJ gene encoding 30S ribosomal protein S10, producing MNGQNIRIRLKAFDHRILDASTREIVSTAKRTGANVRGPVPLPTRIEKFTVNRGPHIDKKSREQFEMRTHKRLLDIVDPTPQTVDALMKLDLAAGVDVEIKL from the coding sequence ATGAACGGCCAGAATATCCGCATCCGCCTGAAGGCGTTTGATCACCGGATCCTTGATGCCTCCACGCGTGAGATCGTTTCCACGGCCAAGCGTACCGGCGCGAATGTGCGCGGTCCGGTTCCGCTGCCGACCCGGATCGAGAAGTTCACGGTCAACCGTGGTCCGCACATCGACAAGAAGAGCCGCGAGCAGTTTGAAATGCGCACCCACAAGCGCCTGCTCGACATTGTCGATCCGACCCCCCAGACGGTCGATGCTCTGATGAAGCTCGATCTGGCTGCCGGCGTCGACGTTGAAATCAAGCTCTGA
- the rplC gene encoding 50S ribosomal protein L3: MRSGVIAQKVGMTRVFNDAGEHIPVTVLRMDGCQVVATRTKDKNGYTAVQLGAGRSKVKNTSKALRGHFAKGSVEPKAKLVEFRVSEDNLLEIGAELTAGHFVSGQLVDVTGTTIGKGFAGAMKRHNFGGLRATHGVSISHRSHGSTGSNQDPGKVWKGKKMAGHMGQTRVTTQNLEVVRTDEERGLILVKGAVPGSKGAWITVRDAVKSGVPENAPRPAGLRAAETNGAE, encoded by the coding sequence ATGCGTTCAGGTGTAATAGCACAGAAGGTGGGAATGACCCGCGTCTTCAATGACGCAGGAGAGCATATCCCGGTAACAGTTTTGCGAATGGACGGCTGCCAGGTCGTTGCAACGCGCACGAAAGACAAAAACGGCTATACGGCTGTTCAGCTCGGTGCGGGCCGTTCGAAGGTCAAGAACACGTCGAAGGCGCTGCGTGGCCATTTCGCCAAGGGCTCTGTCGAACCCAAGGCCAAGCTGGTCGAGTTCCGCGTTTCGGAAGACAACCTGCTCGAGATCGGCGCCGAACTGACGGCCGGCCATTTCGTGTCGGGTCAGCTCGTCGACGTGACCGGCACCACGATCGGTAAGGGTTTTGCCGGTGCGATGAAGCGCCACAACTTCGGCGGCCTGCGCGCCACCCACGGTGTCTCGATCTCGCACCGTTCGCATGGTTCGACCGGTTCCAACCAGGATCCGGGCAAGGTCTGGAAGGGCAAGAAGATGGCTGGTCACATGGGCCAGACCCGCGTCACCACCCAGAACCTCGAAGTCGTCCGCACCGATGAAGAGCGCGGTCTGATCCTCGTCAAGGGAGCCGTCCCCGGTTCCAAGGGCGCCTGGATCACGGTTCGCGACGCTGTGAAGTCCGGTGTGCCTGAAAATGCGCCGCGGCCTGCCGGCCTGCGCGCGGCTGAAACCAATGGAGCCGAGTAA
- the rplD gene encoding 50S ribosomal protein L4 yields the protein MDLTVKTLEGKDAGKVSLKDEIFGLEPREDILARMVRYQLAKKRQGSHKVKGRSEVALTGAKMYKQKGTGNARHHAKRAPQFRGGGRAHGPVVRDHAHDLPKKLRALALKHALSAKAKGENIIIVDDLVAKEAKTKALLAQFAGLGLENALIIGGSEVDGNFKLAARNIPNIDVLPVQGINVYDILRRGKLVLSRSAVEALEERFK from the coding sequence ATGGATCTCACCGTCAAAACACTTGAGGGCAAGGACGCCGGCAAGGTCAGCCTGAAGGACGAGATCTTCGGCCTGGAACCGCGCGAAGACATCCTCGCCCGCATGGTTCGCTATCAGCTGGCCAAGAAGCGCCAGGGCAGCCACAAGGTCAAGGGTCGTTCGGAAGTCGCTCTGACCGGCGCCAAGATGTACAAGCAGAAGGGCACGGGCAATGCCCGCCACCACGCCAAGCGTGCGCCGCAGTTCCGCGGCGGTGGTCGCGCCCACGGCCCGGTTGTTCGCGACCATGCGCATGACCTGCCGAAGAAGCTTCGCGCGCTGGCCCTGAAGCATGCGCTTTCGGCCAAGGCCAAGGGCGAGAACATCATCATTGTCGATGACCTCGTCGCCAAGGAAGCCAAGACCAAGGCGCTTCTCGCCCAGTTCGCCGGCCTCGGCCTGGAAAACGCTCTGATCATCGGCGGGTCGGAAGTCGACGGCAATTTCAAGCTTGCCGCACGCAACATTCCGAATATCGATGTTCTGCCGGTTCAGGGCATCAATGTTTACGACATTCTGCGCCGCGGAAAGCTCGTGCTTTCCAGGTCCGCAGTCGAAGCTCTGGAGGAGCGGTTCAAATGA
- a CDS encoding 50S ribosomal protein L23, giving the protein MSDIRHYDVIVSPVITEKSTLVSDNNQVVFNVAKNASKPEIKAAVEELFGVKVKSVNTLVRKGKIKRFRNFSGKQKDVKKAIVTLAEGQSVDVTTGV; this is encoded by the coding sequence ATGAGCGATATCCGCCATTACGACGTGATCGTTTCGCCGGTCATCACCGAGAAGTCGACGCTGGTTTCGGACAATAACCAGGTTGTCTTCAACGTTGCCAAGAATGCGAGCAAGCCCGAGATCAAGGCCGCTGTCGAAGAGCTCTTCGGCGTCAAGGTCAAGTCCGTGAACACGCTCGTGCGCAAGGGCAAGATCAAGCGCTTCCGGAACTTCTCCGGCAAGCAGAAGGACGTCAAGAAGGCGATCGTCACGCTGGCCGAAGGTCAGTCCGTTGACGTGACGACCGGCGTTTGA
- the rplB gene encoding 50S ribosomal protein L2, whose protein sequence is MALKTFNPTTPSQRQLVIVERSELYKGKPVKALTQGLSSKGGRNNYGRVTARFQGGGHKRTYRMIDFKRRKFGVEGTVERLEYDPNRSAFIALINYADGELAYILAPQRLAVGDKVLAADSAIDVKPGNAMPLQNIPVGSIVHNVEMKPGKGGQIARSAGTYVQLVGRDQGMAILRLNSGEQRLVPGSCLASIGAVSNPDHSNTNDGKAGRTRWRGKRPHVRGVVMNPIDHPHGGGEGRTSGGRHPVSPWGKPTKGKRTRSNKSTDKFIMRSRHQKKK, encoded by the coding sequence ATGGCATTGAAAACATTCAATCCGACAACGCCGAGCCAGCGCCAACTGGTAATCGTCGAGCGTTCGGAGCTTTACAAGGGCAAGCCCGTCAAGGCTTTGACGCAAGGCCTGTCTTCGAAGGGCGGTCGTAACAACTACGGCCGCGTGACGGCCCGCTTCCAGGGCGGCGGTCACAAGCGCACCTACCGCATGATCGACTTCAAGCGCCGCAAGTTCGGCGTTGAAGGCACGGTCGAGCGTCTGGAATACGACCCCAACAGGTCGGCTTTCATCGCGCTCATCAACTATGCGGACGGCGAGCTTGCCTATATCCTGGCACCGCAGCGTCTGGCCGTTGGCGACAAGGTGCTCGCCGCCGACAGCGCGATCGACGTGAAGCCCGGCAATGCGATGCCGCTGCAGAACATTCCGGTCGGCTCGATCGTCCATAACGTCGAGATGAAGCCCGGCAAGGGCGGCCAGATCGCGCGTTCGGCAGGCACCTATGTGCAGCTCGTCGGCCGCGACCAGGGCATGGCGATCCTGCGCCTGAACTCCGGTGAGCAGCGTCTCGTGCCTGGCTCTTGCCTTGCTTCGATCGGCGCTGTATCGAACCCCGATCATTCCAACACGAACGACGGCAAGGCCGGTCGTACGCGCTGGCGGGGCAAGCGTCCGCATGTTCGCGGCGTTGTCATGAACCCGATCGACCACCCGCACGGTGGTGGTGAAGGCCGCACTTCCGGCGGTCGTCACCCTGTTTCGCCCTGGGGCAAGCCCACCAAGGGCAAGCGCACCCGTTCGAACAAGTCGACCGACAAGTTCATCATGCGCTCGCGCCACCAGAAGAAGAAGTAA
- the rpsS gene encoding 30S ribosomal protein S19 has protein sequence MARSVWKGPFVDGYLLKKAEKVREGGRHEVIKIWSRRSTIMPQFVGLTFGVYNGSKHIPVSVSEEMVGHKFGEFAPTRTYYGHGADKKAKRK, from the coding sequence ATGGCTCGTTCAGTATGGAAGGGACCGTTTGTTGACGGCTATCTTCTCAAGAAAGCTGAGAAGGTGCGTGAAGGCGGTCGCCACGAAGTGATCAAGATCTGGAGCCGCCGTTCCACGATCATGCCGCAGTTCGTCGGCCTGACCTTCGGCGTCTACAATGGTTCCAAGCACATTCCGGTCTCCGTGTCGGAAGAGATGGTCGGCCACAAGTTCGGTGAGTTTGCACCGACGCGGACCTATTACGGTCACGGCGCCGACAAGAAGGCGAAGAGGAAGTAA
- the rplV gene encoding 50S ribosomal protein L22, producing the protein MGKAKAARRLKENEAQAVTRTIRVSPQKLNLVAAMIRGKKVDRALADLEFSQKRVSETVRKTLESAIANAENNHDLDVDQLIVAEAYVGKSIVAKRFMVRGRGRASRILKPFSHLTIVVREVEEEAA; encoded by the coding sequence ATGGGCAAGGCAAAAGCCGCACGCCGGCTTAAGGAAAACGAGGCGCAGGCCGTTACGCGCACGATCCGCGTCAGCCCGCAGAAGCTCAACCTCGTCGCCGCCATGATTCGCGGCAAGAAGGTTGACCGGGCCCTGGCCGATCTCGAATTCTCGCAGAAGCGGGTTTCCGAGACCGTCCGCAAGACGCTCGAATCGGCCATCGCCAATGCCGAAAACAACCACGACCTCGACGTTGACCAGCTCATCGTCGCGGAAGCCTATGTCGGCAAGTCGATTGTCGCCAAGCGCTTCATGGTCCGTGGCCGGGGCCGCGCTTCGCGCATCCTCAAGCCGTTTTCGCATCTGACGATCGTCGTCCGTGAAGTCGAAGAGGAGGCCGCATAA
- the rpsC gene encoding 30S ribosomal protein S3, which produces MGQKINPIGFRLGINRTWDSRWFADNHEYGKLLHEDLKIRSFIQKELKQAGVSKVVIERPHKKCRVTIHSARPGLIIGKKGADIEKLRSKLATMTESEMHLNIVEVRKPETDATLVAQSIAQQLERRIAFRRAMKRSVQSAMRLGAEGIRIVCSGRLGGAEIARTEWYREGRVPLHTLRADIDYGTAEAETAYGICGIKVWVFKGEILEHDPMASERRATEGDNKGNSGNNRRRENA; this is translated from the coding sequence ATGGGTCAGAAAATCAATCCGATCGGTTTCCGCCTCGGCATCAACCGTACCTGGGACAGCCGCTGGTTCGCCGACAATCACGAATACGGCAAGCTGCTCCACGAAGACCTGAAGATCCGCAGCTTCATCCAGAAGGAACTGAAGCAGGCCGGCGTCTCCAAGGTCGTTATCGAGCGTCCGCACAAGAAGTGCCGCGTCACCATCCATTCGGCCCGTCCGGGCCTCATCATCGGCAAGAAGGGCGCGGACATCGAAAAGCTGCGCAGCAAGCTTGCGACGATGACCGAGTCGGAAATGCACCTCAACATCGTTGAAGTGCGCAAGCCGGAGACCGATGCCACGCTGGTCGCCCAGTCGATCGCGCAGCAGCTGGAACGGCGTATCGCCTTCCGCCGCGCCATGAAGCGCTCGGTTCAGTCGGCCATGCGTCTCGGCGCCGAAGGCATCCGCATAGTCTGCTCGGGCCGCCTCGGCGGCGCCGAGATCGCGCGGACCGAATGGTATCGCGAAGGCCGCGTTCCGCTTCACACGCTGCGCGCCGACATCGACTACGGCACGGCCGAAGCCGAAACCGCATACGGCATTTGCGGCATCAAGGTCTGGGTCTTCAAGGGCGAAATCCTTGAGCACGATCCGATGGCCTCCGAGCGTCGCGCGACCGAGGGCGACAACAAGGGTAACAGCGGCAACAATCGCCGCCGCGAAAACGCCTGA
- the rplP gene encoding 50S ribosomal protein L16: MLQPKRTKYRKQFKGRIHGAAKGGSDLAFGEYGLKAQEPNRVNAREIEAARRAITRHMKRAGRVWIRIFPDTPVTSKPTEVRMGKGKGGVDYWAARVKPGRIMFEIDGVSEDIAREALRLGAAKLSVKTRFIQRIAE, encoded by the coding sequence ATGTTGCAGCCAAAGCGTACAAAGTACCGCAAGCAGTTCAAGGGCCGCATCCATGGCGCAGCCAAGGGCGGCAGCGATCTGGCTTTCGGTGAATATGGGCTTAAGGCGCAGGAACCCAACCGCGTCAACGCGCGCGAGATCGAGGCGGCCCGCCGCGCGATCACCCGTCACATGAAGCGTGCCGGCCGCGTGTGGATCCGTATCTTTCCCGACACGCCGGTCACCTCCAAGCCGACCGAAGTGCGTATGGGTAAGGGCAAGGGCGGCGTCGATTACTGGGCGGCCCGCGTCAAGCCCGGCCGGATCATGTTCGAAATCGATGGTGTGAGCGAAGACATTGCTCGTGAAGCCCTGCGCCTCGGCGCGGCCAAGCTTTCGGTCAAGACGCGCTTCATCCAGCGTATCGCAGAGTAA